From Vicinamibacterales bacterium, the proteins below share one genomic window:
- a CDS encoding ABC transporter permease, translated as MARRHDPSDDEFREEVESHVALETDRLLAEGVSPEEAAMAARRKFGNVTRVRENFYESRRVMWFEDLRHDTRFAVRSLQRSPAFTAVALLTLAIGLGANTAIFSVVNAVLLRPLPYNAPDQLVLLEHPPLGGSPAWLRDAWHARSRTLTEFAGIEPSAPATLVAGIQPMPVNAAHATANFFALLGIKASLGRIFAETDTQPGAPAVAVLSHSFWIRQFDASADTIGKSITLTDVTLTGEPRVIIGVLPADFRFPVADPPGEAPIFARMQPDVIVLSRDDAFQQVIGRLAPGTTAAKASTELSGIFAQEASARFSARFVERTRVIAMPLQDRLVGNARYRLLLLMGAVGCVLLVVCANIASLLLARITGRGPEFAVRAALGARTGRLVRMILTENVLLAIFGGAVALFLAYWSNDVLRSLLAGRVSYVETVALDWRVLAFNLAVAAAMGVVCGLASLATIWSTRHAGSTTAAGRSITRRPRLGLTLVAGEVAVVFVLVLMAALLSQTLWNLRHTRRGFDASGLLTAGVMPGASGTIPELQNLTVTFFGTIVDRIAREPNVESVAAASTVPFSGPAMGMSGVSVVGRQAPDKTPPVSVAAVTPGYFATMRIRLIGGRDFNRGDVPSRDRVAIVNEAFLRVIASALTPGTEIQFGRSRLTVIGIVENTPDTSLRRPARPFVYLPMAQTIGSQFAFGRLMILVRARSGDPAALIPTLRNTVWSLGHDIVIDDVSTMDERVGAAVRTERDSALLFGVLGAIALVVAVAGVYGVVAYSVSQRTREIGIRTAIGATHRQVVAGIVRESVWPVAIGIGIGAATAVVVVRAIAGLLFEIRPTDPPTYVGTAVALTLTALAAAWIPARRAAGVDPVTALRAE; from the coding sequence ATGGCGCGTCGCCACGACCCTTCGGATGACGAGTTTCGGGAAGAAGTCGAGTCGCACGTCGCGCTCGAGACCGACCGCCTGCTGGCCGAGGGCGTCAGCCCAGAGGAAGCCGCAATGGCGGCCCGGCGAAAGTTCGGGAACGTCACCCGTGTCCGGGAGAACTTCTACGAATCGCGGCGCGTGATGTGGTTCGAGGACCTGCGACATGACACGCGCTTTGCAGTGCGCTCCTTGCAACGCAGCCCCGCGTTTACAGCCGTGGCCCTTTTGACTCTGGCAATAGGCCTGGGCGCAAATACGGCGATCTTCAGCGTCGTCAATGCGGTTCTGCTGCGCCCACTTCCGTATAACGCGCCTGACCAGTTGGTCCTGCTGGAGCATCCGCCGCTTGGCGGGAGCCCCGCCTGGTTAAGAGACGCCTGGCACGCGCGATCGCGCACGCTGACGGAGTTCGCCGGCATCGAGCCGTCCGCGCCAGCGACACTCGTCGCCGGAATTCAGCCGATGCCTGTCAACGCTGCGCACGCCACGGCGAACTTCTTCGCACTGCTGGGCATCAAGGCTTCGCTCGGAAGGATCTTCGCCGAGACAGATACCCAGCCTGGGGCGCCGGCGGTCGCGGTGCTCAGCCACAGCTTCTGGATTCGGCAGTTTGATGCCAGTGCCGACACCATCGGCAAGAGCATCACGCTGACGGATGTAACCTTGACGGGCGAGCCGCGCGTTATCATCGGCGTGCTCCCAGCCGATTTCCGCTTCCCCGTTGCGGACCCGCCTGGTGAAGCACCGATATTCGCGAGGATGCAACCAGATGTCATCGTTCTCTCCCGGGATGACGCGTTTCAGCAGGTGATTGGAAGGCTCGCTCCCGGAACGACAGCGGCGAAGGCCTCAACCGAGTTGTCCGGCATCTTTGCCCAAGAAGCGTCCGCACGTTTTTCGGCGCGTTTCGTTGAGCGCACGCGTGTCATCGCAATGCCTCTTCAGGATCGCCTCGTCGGCAATGCCCGGTATCGGCTGCTGCTGCTCATGGGTGCCGTGGGCTGTGTTCTCCTCGTGGTGTGCGCCAACATCGCCAGCCTTCTGTTGGCGCGCATCACCGGACGCGGACCCGAGTTTGCCGTCCGCGCGGCGCTCGGCGCGCGGACCGGCCGCCTTGTACGCATGATCCTGACAGAGAACGTCCTCCTCGCCATTTTCGGCGGCGCAGTTGCACTGTTCCTCGCGTACTGGAGCAATGACGTGCTCCGCTCGCTGCTCGCAGGTCGTGTCTCCTACGTCGAAACCGTCGCACTTGACTGGCGGGTGTTGGCCTTCAATCTCGCCGTCGCCGCGGCTATGGGTGTGGTCTGCGGGCTCGCATCTCTCGCGACGATTTGGTCGACCCGGCACGCAGGGAGCACGACCGCAGCTGGTCGATCCATCACCCGACGCCCGCGCCTAGGTTTGACCCTTGTGGCCGGGGAAGTCGCCGTCGTGTTCGTCTTAGTCTTGATGGCGGCGCTGTTGTCTCAGACGCTCTGGAACCTTCGTCACACCAGGCGAGGTTTTGACGCGAGCGGACTGCTGACCGCCGGGGTGATGCCGGGAGCGTCCGGCACCATTCCCGAGTTGCAGAACCTGACCGTGACGTTCTTCGGCACGATCGTCGATCGCATCGCTCGAGAGCCGAATGTGGAATCGGTAGCGGCAGCGTCAACCGTGCCGTTCAGCGGTCCGGCTATGGGGATGTCCGGCGTGTCGGTCGTGGGCCGCCAGGCACCCGACAAGACCCCGCCAGTCTCTGTCGCGGCCGTCACACCGGGCTATTTCGCGACGATGCGGATCCGGTTGATAGGTGGCCGTGATTTCAACAGGGGGGATGTTCCGTCGCGAGACCGCGTCGCCATTGTCAACGAGGCTTTCTTGCGAGTGATCGCGTCGGCCCTGACACCTGGCACAGAGATCCAGTTTGGCCGCTCTCGCCTGACAGTAATCGGCATCGTCGAGAACACACCGGACACGTCGCTCCGGCGACCGGCTCGGCCGTTTGTGTATCTCCCAATGGCTCAGACCATCGGCAGCCAATTCGCTTTCGGCCGGTTGATGATCCTAGTGCGCGCGCGTAGTGGCGACCCGGCCGCGCTGATCCCCACCCTGCGCAACACCGTCTGGAGCCTCGGACACGACATCGTGATAGATGACGTCAGCACGATGGACGAACGGGTCGGCGCGGCAGTGCGCACGGAGCGGGACAGCGCGCTGTTGTTTGGAGTGCTAGGCGCCATCGCACTAGTCGTTGCCGTCGCCGGTGTGTACGGTGTCGTCGCGTACTCGGTTTCGCAGCGCACTCGGGAGATCGGGATTCGAACGGCTATCGGTGCGACTCATCGTCAGGTGGTGGCCGGCATCGTCCGAGAGTCGGTTTGGCCCGTCGCAATCGGGATAGGAATCGGGGCTGCCACCGCGGTCGTCGTCGTGCGCGCGATCGCGGGACTTCTTTTTGAAATTAGGCCCACGGATCCGCCGACCTACGTCGGGACGGCCGTCGCTCTGACTCTTACGGCCTTGGCGGCAGCGTGGATTCCCGCACGGCGGGCTGCTGGGGTCGATCCGGTCACGGCACTTCGCGCTGAATAG
- a CDS encoding type IV toxin-antitoxin system AbiEi family antitoxin domain-containing protein — protein MAADDRKVVAALARAAKGGVVSLPAALHAIDGPPAKAALRLRRLIRHGWIERLRRGLYLVKPLSAAPDQAAIPEDPWVLAREVFSPCYIGGWSAAEHWELTEQIFRSTLVVTAVPARKTELRIGGYDFRVFRVHRTRLAAGVVNVWRGPERVQVSGLERTIADGLRDPELVGGGRHLVQLLRAYGEHKDRNFVRLLDVARHTASGAAWKRLGFLSERLWPAEVKVVTAAGRHLTAGYVRLDPGNRHHGKLSKRWRLWINVPVSDLTSEPAAS, from the coding sequence ATGGCTGCAGACGATCGGAAGGTGGTCGCCGCGCTCGCGAGAGCCGCAAAAGGCGGTGTGGTCTCTCTACCCGCCGCACTTCACGCAATTGACGGCCCGCCCGCAAAGGCGGCGCTTCGACTTCGCCGGCTCATCCGCCACGGTTGGATCGAACGGCTGCGGCGGGGCCTTTACTTAGTCAAGCCGCTCAGCGCGGCTCCCGACCAAGCGGCTATCCCAGAGGACCCGTGGGTGCTGGCTCGCGAGGTCTTCTCCCCCTGTTACATCGGCGGATGGAGCGCAGCCGAACACTGGGAGCTGACCGAACAGATTTTCCGATCGACGTTGGTTGTGACCGCTGTGCCTGCTCGAAAGACCGAGCTGCGTATTGGGGGCTACGACTTCCGCGTGTTCCGCGTTCACCGAACTCGTCTCGCTGCCGGAGTCGTCAACGTCTGGCGAGGGCCCGAACGGGTCCAGGTCTCTGGACTCGAGCGGACAATCGCGGACGGTCTCCGAGATCCGGAGCTTGTCGGCGGAGGTCGCCATCTGGTGCAGCTTCTCCGCGCATACGGAGAGCATAAGGACCGCAATTTCGTCCGCTTGCTTGATGTCGCCCGACATACTGCTTCCGGCGCGGCTTGGAAGCGGCTGGGGTTTCTAAGCGAACGCCTCTGGCCCGCAGAAGTCAAGGTCGTCACCGCCGCCGGCCGCCATCTCACGGCAGGCTACGTCCGTCTCGACCCTGGCAATAGACACCATGGAAAGCTCTCCAAGCGGTGGCGGCTCTGGATCAACGTGCCGGTTTCTGACCTGACATCCGAGCCGGCCGCTTCATGA
- a CDS encoding nucleotidyl transferase AbiEii/AbiGii toxin family protein: protein MAARRRCRPADSLWIFKGGTCVKKCFFETYRFSEDLDFSLRPDAPYTQDELVAQLRELTAHVAELTGLEFPADLVDVKTRQNKQGLPTFEGRVAYRGPLEYPGSPKIRFDITRHEPVIDDPAERPILHPYPDALPEGVAVLTYSFEELLAEKTRALLERSRPRDLYDVVHLLENAPTDLNLVDVRRLFAKKCAGKAIALPSSIELIGIVAGDAELRSEWASMLAHQLPALPDLDAMLSRLPAVLGWLDAPSKPLPETQLPRVPVGEGLSPIVAPGIRYWGAGSPLESIRFAATNRLMLEFEYHGKHRQVEPYSVRRAGTGNVLLYAWELADGHMKAYKVDEMSAVKAMSATFSPRYQVEISAYGPIQASSTAAHPRITTPRQPRPHSARRGPTYIFQCSYCGKRFEHSTNDSALREHKTQSGWKCSGRRGYLVDARY, encoded by the coding sequence ATGGCTGCTCGCAGGCGTTGCCGCCCTGCCGACTCTCTCTGGATTTTCAAGGGCGGCACATGCGTCAAGAAGTGTTTCTTCGAGACATATCGTTTCTCGGAGGACCTGGACTTCTCCCTGCGGCCGGATGCGCCGTATACGCAGGACGAACTCGTGGCGCAGCTTCGAGAACTGACTGCGCACGTCGCAGAGCTGACCGGCCTGGAGTTTCCGGCTGACCTCGTCGATGTGAAAACGAGGCAGAACAAGCAAGGGCTACCGACGTTCGAGGGTCGCGTCGCCTATCGCGGTCCCCTCGAGTATCCAGGCTCTCCCAAGATTCGCTTCGACATCACGCGACACGAGCCGGTCATCGACGATCCGGCCGAGCGGCCGATTCTGCATCCCTACCCTGACGCGTTGCCCGAGGGCGTCGCCGTGCTCACGTATTCGTTCGAGGAGTTGCTCGCCGAAAAGACTCGCGCTTTGCTCGAGCGATCGCGGCCTCGCGATTTGTACGATGTCGTTCACCTTCTCGAGAATGCGCCTACGGATCTCAATCTGGTCGACGTTCGCAGGCTGTTCGCAAAGAAATGCGCGGGCAAAGCCATCGCGCTGCCTTCGTCGATCGAATTGATCGGCATCGTTGCCGGCGACGCCGAACTGCGATCCGAGTGGGCGAGTATGCTTGCGCACCAATTGCCAGCATTGCCGGACTTGGACGCGATGCTCTCGAGGCTGCCTGCGGTTCTTGGCTGGTTGGATGCTCCGTCAAAGCCCCTTCCCGAGACGCAGCTGCCTCGAGTGCCCGTTGGCGAGGGCCTTAGCCCAATCGTTGCACCGGGGATTCGGTACTGGGGCGCCGGCTCGCCACTCGAGTCGATCCGGTTCGCGGCGACCAACCGTCTCATGCTCGAGTTCGAATACCACGGCAAGCACCGGCAGGTGGAACCGTATTCGGTCCGACGAGCTGGCACTGGGAACGTCCTTCTGTACGCTTGGGAACTCGCAGACGGTCACATGAAGGCGTACAAGGTCGACGAAATGTCCGCTGTCAAGGCGATGAGCGCCACGTTCTCACCGCGATACCAGGTCGAGATCTCGGCGTATGGACCAATACAGGCGTCTTCCACGGCAGCGCATCCGAGAATCACGACACCGCGGCAACCGCGCCCCCATTCCGCGCGTCGCGGACCAACCTATATATTTCAGTGCTCGTATTGCGGGAAACGGTTTGAACACTCCACCAATGACTCAGCCCTCCGGGAGCACAAAACGCAATCGGGCTGGAAATGCTCGGGACGACGAGGGTACTTAGTCGACGCACGATATTGA
- a CDS encoding PadR family transcriptional regulator, which translates to MKEPKAKNKNELLPGTLEMLILKTLSIGPMHGYGIAQHIQMLSADVLTIEEGSLYPALQRMRVKGWLSAEWKISANNRRARFYTLTAAGKKQLGLEEARFSQMFGAIMRVMKTT; encoded by the coding sequence ATGAAGGAACCGAAGGCGAAGAACAAGAACGAGCTGCTGCCCGGCACGCTCGAGATGCTGATCCTCAAAACCCTGTCGATCGGGCCGATGCACGGCTACGGCATCGCCCAGCACATCCAGATGCTGTCGGCTGACGTGCTGACGATCGAAGAGGGATCGCTGTACCCGGCCTTGCAGCGGATGCGCGTCAAGGGGTGGCTGTCGGCCGAGTGGAAAATCTCGGCGAACAACCGCCGGGCGCGGTTCTACACGCTCACCGCCGCCGGGAAGAAGCAGCTCGGCCTCGAGGAAGCACGGTTTTCCCAGATGTTCGGCGCGATCATGCGGGTGATGAAGACGACGTAG
- a CDS encoding ABC transporter permease, with translation MGSFLRRLLFFFQRNQFDRDLQDELRFHEEMKADALADANGISADEARAAARRRVGNPLRLREQSREPWTFATVETSAQDVRHALRLMRRAPAFTVTALAILALGIGLNTAIFSVAYGVLWRPLPYPDPDRLIIVQSAQQTERGVRTFSTWSPVSYDALRPRVTAFEHLAAYVTLDAQLSGRGEPAQVQGLEVSPNFFAMLGVTPARGRPFLTGAASSDDDRTAIVSDRLWRTSFGADPAIVGQSITVDGIPRTVIGVMPPDFGFRPVIRIGALPETDIFLFNRWAGDTGRSAFLFLLGRMKPGVTQERAEAELTALVNEPSIAPTGALGMEGTLAANVRTLARTVRLQAYGMESVRPLLLILLGAVSFVLLIACVNVANLQMARLTARRGELSVRMALGAGRRRIVRQLLTEAVVLSLLGASLGVLLARIAIDVTLPLVPPSALPGVGGIVIDGGVLAFCLGLSLVSTLLIGLLPALRVSGTAFGEGLALHAGETRTTGDRQGERLRTLLVAGQIAMTLVLLIGAGLLIHSFLRLTAVSPGFESRGRDGVVQTVRVTLPQHLYGEPGRIHAFARGVLERVQNLPGVTSASVINSAPFGRMFIQLDFNIEGQPKPRLSAGTPKIDAGYFRTMGIPLLAGRDFTAADTAGAPNVAIVSERIVREYFPGGPVEALGRRIRITDRGEWLTVVGVAADIRQMGLDRDVQPMIYAPFQQDRSGFLRFVSFVARTTTPSAVVDGIRAEIRRAAPDLPIAGTVTMDEAVAASVAPPRFRMLLLGLFAATAMLIATCGIYGLMAYAVTQRRREIGVRMALGAQRRDVLRLVLARALRIVLAGVIVGLAGAAGVTRVLQRFLFGVTPTDPVAFTLVTLLLVAVGLMAAWLPARRATRIDPSVALRAE, from the coding sequence GTGGGTTCGTTTCTCCGACGTCTGCTGTTCTTCTTCCAGCGCAACCAGTTCGATCGCGATCTGCAGGACGAGCTGCGCTTCCACGAGGAGATGAAAGCGGACGCCCTGGCCGACGCCAACGGCATCAGCGCCGACGAGGCGCGGGCGGCGGCGCGCCGGCGGGTCGGCAATCCCCTGCGGCTGCGCGAGCAGTCCCGCGAGCCGTGGACCTTCGCGACCGTGGAAACGTCCGCGCAGGACGTGCGCCACGCGCTGCGCCTGATGAGGCGGGCGCCGGCCTTCACCGTCACCGCGCTCGCGATCCTCGCGCTCGGCATCGGACTCAACACCGCGATCTTCTCCGTCGCCTACGGCGTGCTCTGGCGGCCGCTGCCCTACCCCGACCCCGATCGACTGATCATCGTCCAGTCCGCGCAGCAGACCGAGCGGGGCGTCAGGACCTTCTCGACCTGGTCGCCGGTGTCCTACGACGCGCTCCGCCCGCGCGTCACCGCGTTCGAACATCTCGCGGCCTATGTCACGCTCGACGCGCAGCTCAGCGGACGCGGCGAGCCGGCGCAGGTCCAGGGGCTCGAAGTCAGCCCGAACTTCTTCGCGATGCTGGGCGTCACGCCCGCGCGCGGACGCCCTTTCCTCACCGGCGCCGCCTCGTCAGACGACGATCGCACCGCCATCGTCAGCGATCGACTCTGGCGCACGTCTTTCGGCGCCGATCCGGCGATCGTCGGACAGTCGATCACCGTCGACGGCATCCCGCGTACCGTCATCGGCGTCATGCCGCCGGATTTCGGCTTCAGGCCGGTGATCCGGATTGGCGCGCTGCCGGAAACCGATATCTTTCTGTTCAATCGCTGGGCCGGCGACACGGGCCGGAGCGCGTTTCTCTTCCTGCTGGGGCGCATGAAGCCGGGCGTCACGCAGGAACGCGCCGAAGCGGAATTGACGGCGCTGGTGAACGAGCCGTCGATCGCGCCCACCGGCGCCCTGGGAATGGAGGGCACACTCGCGGCGAACGTCCGCACGCTGGCTCGCACAGTCCGCCTGCAGGCCTACGGCATGGAGTCGGTGCGGCCGCTGCTCCTGATCCTGCTCGGCGCGGTGTCGTTCGTGCTCCTGATTGCGTGCGTCAACGTCGCCAACCTGCAGATGGCGCGCCTCACGGCCCGGCGCGGCGAACTCTCCGTCCGGATGGCGCTCGGCGCGGGGCGCCGGCGGATCGTGCGTCAGCTACTGACCGAGGCGGTCGTGCTGTCGCTGCTGGGCGCGTCGCTGGGCGTGCTGCTCGCGCGGATCGCGATCGACGTCACGCTGCCGCTCGTCCCGCCGTCCGCGCTGCCCGGCGTCGGCGGGATCGTGATCGACGGCGGCGTGCTGGCGTTCTGCCTCGGCCTGTCGCTCGTCTCGACGCTGCTGATCGGGCTCCTCCCGGCGCTGCGTGTCAGCGGAACAGCGTTCGGTGAAGGGCTCGCGCTGCACGCCGGCGAGACGCGAACGACGGGGGACCGCCAGGGCGAACGGCTGCGGACGCTGCTGGTCGCCGGGCAGATCGCCATGACGCTCGTGCTGCTGATCGGCGCGGGGCTGCTGATTCACAGCTTCCTGCGTCTCACGGCGGTGTCGCCGGGCTTCGAATCGCGCGGGCGCGACGGCGTGGTGCAGACCGTCCGGGTGACGCTGCCGCAACACCTGTACGGGGAGCCCGGGCGGATCCATGCGTTCGCGCGCGGCGTGCTCGAGCGCGTCCAGAACCTGCCGGGGGTGACGTCGGCGAGCGTGATCAACTCGGCGCCGTTCGGCAGGATGTTCATCCAGCTCGACTTCAACATCGAGGGACAGCCGAAGCCCAGGCTCTCTGCCGGCACGCCGAAGATCGACGCCGGCTATTTCCGGACGATGGGGATTCCGCTGCTGGCGGGACGGGACTTCACTGCCGCGGACACGGCGGGCGCGCCCAACGTGGCGATCGTCAGCGAGCGCATCGTGCGCGAGTACTTTCCCGGCGGCCCGGTCGAGGCGCTCGGCCGGCGGATCCGCATCACCGACCGCGGCGAGTGGCTCACGGTGGTGGGCGTGGCGGCGGACATCCGTCAGATGGGGCTCGATCGCGACGTGCAGCCGATGATCTACGCGCCGTTCCAGCAGGACCGCAGCGGATTCCTCCGGTTCGTGTCGTTCGTCGCACGCACCACGACCCCCTCGGCCGTGGTCGACGGCATCCGCGCCGAGATCCGCCGCGCCGCACCCGATCTACCGATTGCCGGCACGGTGACGATGGACGAAGCGGTTGCGGCGTCGGTGGCGCCGCCGCGGTTCCGGATGCTGCTGCTGGGGCTCTTCGCGGCGACCGCGATGCTGATTGCGACCTGCGGCATCTACGGCCTGATGGCCTACGCCGTGACCCAGCGCCGCCGCGAAATCGGCGTGCGCATGGCGCTCGGCGCCCAACGCCGCGACGTGCTGCGCCTCGTGCTCGCACGCGCGCTCCGCATCGTCCTCGCCGGGGTGATCGTGGGCCTCGCCGGCGCCGCCGGCGTGACGCGGGTGCTGCAGCGGTTCCTGTTCGGGGTGACGCCGACCGATCCGGTCGCGTTCACGCTCGTCACGCTGCTGCTGGTAGCCGTGGGGCTGATGGCGGCGTGGCTGCCTGCACGGCGCGCGACCCGGATCGATCCGAGCGTCGCACTGCGCGCGGAATAG
- a CDS encoding tetratricopeptide repeat protein yields the protein MPVTHIRRAALASVAAAAIALGPSTGAGQTGVQPVQYRSPEGVEYRSLPDTDAIRTARAALEADPKNVARIIDLGVAQSGARQFREAIATFTRGLEIEPANPLLLRWRGHRYLSVREFDRASADLTRGAAIDGTIYGIWYHLGVVQYLRADFGDAAASFARAQPIAPDAGELAGSTDWLWMSLSRAGRGAEAKAMLDRRPDSKPVTNAYTRRLQLYRGEIGPDAVVTPADTDDVQMATLAYGLGNWFLVRGDTAQARRWFERSIQSGGWPAFGFIASEVELRRLR from the coding sequence ATGCCCGTCACGCACATTCGCCGGGCCGCACTGGCGTCCGTCGCCGCCGCGGCCATCGCTCTCGGGCCCTCGACCGGTGCAGGCCAGACCGGCGTGCAGCCGGTGCAATACCGCTCGCCGGAGGGGGTCGAGTACCGCTCGCTCCCCGATACGGACGCGATCAGGACCGCGCGCGCCGCGCTCGAAGCGGATCCGAAGAACGTGGCGCGGATCATCGACCTCGGCGTCGCCCAGTCCGGCGCGCGGCAGTTTCGCGAAGCCATCGCGACGTTCACACGCGGACTCGAGATCGAGCCGGCCAACCCGCTGCTCCTCCGCTGGCGCGGCCATCGCTATCTTTCCGTGCGTGAATTCGATCGCGCGTCCGCCGACCTCACGCGCGGGGCCGCGATCGACGGCACGATCTACGGCATCTGGTACCACCTCGGGGTAGTTCAGTACCTGCGGGCAGACTTCGGCGACGCCGCCGCATCCTTCGCCAGGGCGCAGCCGATCGCTCCGGACGCCGGCGAGCTGGCGGGTTCAACGGACTGGCTGTGGATGTCGCTCAGCCGCGCCGGCCGCGGCGCGGAAGCGAAGGCGATGCTCGATCGGCGGCCCGACTCGAAGCCGGTGACCAACGCCTACACGCGGCGCCTGCAGCTCTATCGCGGCGAGATCGGCCCCGACGCGGTGGTCACGCCGGCGGATACAGACGACGTGCAGATGGCGACGCTCGCCTACGGCCTGGGAAACTGGTTCCTCGTGCGCGGCGACACGGCGCAGGCGCGCCGGTGGTTCGAGCGATCGATCCAGTCCGGCGGCTGGCCCGCGTTCGGATTCATCGCGTCGGAGGTGGAGCTGCGCCGGCTTCGGTGA
- a CDS encoding ankyrin repeat domain-containing protein, whose translation MNAVRRAPYGLAGAILLSLVSALGWAASGGLATTRAQSRIDFARDVQPLLRDRCYECHGPTKQMNGYRLDRRARALAGVTRPNIIPGSSESSRLYRRVLSPEFGTQMPPDDPLSADELSVLKRWIDEGAEWPDALANETPLPPPDPAATRVTQLIAASRPDAALQAVRREPDVLNRRGPDGSTPLMYAALYGTAALVKQLLDAGADPNLRNHAGATALTWAVDDAEKVRLLANAGADVDSTSDFGRTPLMLAAQAGAAPVVKLLLERGAEATPAALTGAASRGNLEAVRLLLAAGARDNNGAARLAALRANSHECADAIAAVSRPMALTGALLAVLPFAGPGRPDAIRAALERGADVNTRDAKSRTPLMLAAIADTLPAGSLRLLLDRGADPAARDPNGLTALDFARRLGRTPLVDTLVAAGAPETGERQPTPTAVTGNTIRDAVARSLPLLQRTATSFYEKSGCVSCHNNALTAMTVAAARRHGFTVDEAGARKELTTVIEDVRATREQALQGIVSPGGATTTLGYILMGLAAEGHAADQGTDAIVRLITLMQQPEGRWRSPYRPPSEASEFTATAVALRGIQVYGNGKPAHRRAVAAAVSWLQHAQPATTEDRVFRLLGLVWGRAPQRVRDAAVRDLLNGQRDDGGWAQLPSMASDAYATGAVLVALHHAGIQPGDGAYRRGVQFLLRTQLNDGSWLVRTRSHPTQIYFESGFPHGASQFISAAGTNWATQALIVSAGKAPSSTAPASALRR comes from the coding sequence ATGAACGCGGTTCGGCGCGCTCCGTACGGCCTGGCCGGCGCGATTCTGCTCTCGCTGGTCTCCGCCCTCGGGTGGGCGGCGTCGGGCGGGTTGGCGACCACGCGAGCGCAGTCGCGCATAGATTTCGCGCGGGACGTGCAGCCGCTCCTCCGGGATCGCTGCTACGAATGCCACGGTCCGACGAAACAGATGAATGGCTATCGGCTCGACCGGCGGGCACGCGCGCTCGCCGGTGTGACCAGGCCGAACATCATTCCGGGCAGCAGCGAGTCGAGCCGGCTCTATAGACGCGTGCTGAGCCCGGAGTTCGGCACGCAGATGCCGCCTGACGATCCCTTGTCGGCGGACGAACTCAGCGTCCTCAAGCGGTGGATTGACGAAGGCGCCGAATGGCCTGACGCGCTGGCGAACGAGACGCCGCTTCCGCCGCCGGATCCGGCGGCGACGCGCGTGACGCAGTTGATTGCGGCCTCCCGCCCCGACGCGGCGCTCCAGGCCGTGCGCCGCGAGCCCGACGTCCTGAACCGGCGCGGTCCTGACGGCTCGACGCCGTTGATGTACGCGGCGCTCTATGGCACCGCCGCGCTGGTGAAACAACTGCTCGACGCCGGCGCCGACCCCAACCTTCGCAACCACGCCGGCGCGACCGCGCTCACGTGGGCGGTGGACGATGCCGAGAAAGTCAGGCTGCTCGCGAACGCCGGCGCGGACGTGGATTCGACGTCCGACTTCGGACGCACGCCGCTCATGCTCGCCGCGCAGGCGGGCGCCGCGCCTGTCGTCAAGCTGCTGCTCGAGCGCGGGGCGGAGGCGACACCGGCGGCGCTGACCGGGGCGGCGAGCCGCGGCAATCTCGAGGCGGTCCGCCTGCTGCTCGCGGCGGGCGCCCGCGACAACAACGGCGCCGCCAGGCTGGCCGCGCTCCGGGCGAATTCGCACGAGTGCGCTGACGCGATTGCCGCCGTCTCCCGGCCCATGGCGCTGACCGGTGCCCTGCTCGCCGTGCTGCCGTTTGCCGGCCCCGGACGACCCGACGCGATCCGGGCGGCGCTGGAGCGCGGTGCCGACGTGAACACGCGCGACGCGAAGTCCCGCACACCCCTGATGCTCGCGGCCATCGCCGACACGCTTCCTGCCGGCTCGCTCCGCCTGCTCCTCGACCGCGGCGCGGATCCGGCGGCCAGGGATCCGAACGGATTGACCGCGCTCGACTTCGCCCGGCGGCTCGGCCGCACGCCGCTCGTCGATACGCTGGTGGCGGCCGGCGCTCCGGAGACTGGCGAGCGACAGCCGACGCCAACCGCCGTGACCGGGAACACGATTCGCGATGCGGTCGCCCGCAGCCTGCCGCTGCTCCAACGCACCGCGACGTCGTTCTACGAGAAGAGCGGATGCGTGTCGTGCCACAACAATGCGCTCACCGCGATGACGGTGGCGGCGGCTCGACGCCACGGGTTCACCGTCGACGAGGCGGGAGCGCGAAAGGAGCTGACGACCGTAATCGAGGACGTCCGCGCCACTCGCGAACAGGCGCTGCAGGGAATCGTGAGTCCCGGGGGTGCGACGACGACCCTTGGCTACATCCTGATGGGTCTGGCCGCGGAGGGGCACGCCGCCGACCAGGGCACCGATGCGATCGTCAGGCTGATCACGCTGATGCAGCAGCCCGAGGGGCGATGGCGATCGCCATACCGTCCTCCTTCCGAAGCCAGCGAGTTCACGGCAACGGCCGTCGCTCTGCGCGGGATCCAGGTGTACGGAAACGGCAAGCCGGCACATCGCCGCGCGGTCGCGGCGGCCGTATCCTGGCTGCAGCACGCGCAGCCAGCCACGACCGAGGATCGCGTCTTCAGGCTGCTCGGATTGGTGTGGGGCCGTGCCCCGCAGCGCGTCCGCGACGCGGCCGTCCGCGACCTGCTGAACGGCCAGCGCGACGATGGCGGATGGGCGCAATTGCCGTCGATGGCGAGCGACGCGTATGCCACCGGCGCCGTACTCGTCGCATTGCACCACGCGGGCATCCAACCCGGCGATGGAGCCTACCGCCGCGGCGTGCAGTTCCTTCTGCGCACGCAGTTGAACGATGGTTCATGGCTGGTCAGGACGCGATCGCATCCCACGCAGATCTATTTCGAAAGCGGATTCCCCCATGGGGCCAGCCAGTTCATTTCCGCGGCGGGGACGAACTGGGCGACGCAGGCGCTGATCGTGTCCGCGGGAAAAGCGCCGTCCAGCACTGCGCCGGCGTCAGCGCTACGGCGGTGA